The following coding sequences are from one Mycoplasma tullyi window:
- a CDS encoding type 2 periplasmic-binding domain-containing protein yields MKKKPVKLIVSALALSSVLVASCEGGNNLLNRNFVYANFESYMSPNLQSELRQTYNNLQFDTFASNEKAITNFKNETYTIGTLSTYAVLDLIHQGILQKLDWSQFDLSYLNDEDQEVPIKNSTDALALFTDDVQKVLTSYSIDNKPVNLLDYAVPYFFQSLVFAYRGAKIDSLVDHQSSWYDILNTISSEQYRDRFNNNRLGIVEDERSLYSIANIIKTSKDNQEVSVNPPPSQLTLNQFADVYQEIADAGINFHNLATNNRSTALLNSDSSVILNNLDSGRINGGIMFNGDAIFSAQGGEFHGEEDDPLKPTSEDFHIVTPVNTPLALDLIVVNQLNIRHFPGFLEQSYKVIRKVALEGVNQTLADFQEVLTEDPETIYKNGPLENFNYVQYTSPLKKISDPENGLVAAEGWLEVPNQEELSENINSAYFIKDVKNVTNFIEAPLNDIQKASLVNAFARFKDNWLR; encoded by the coding sequence ATGAAGAAAAAACCCGTAAAATTAATCGTTTCTGCTTTAGCTTTATCATCAGTTTTAGTAGCTAGTTGTGAAGGCGGAAACAACTTATTAAACCGTAACTTTGTTTATGCAAATTTTGAGTCATACATGTCTCCAAATTTGCAATCTGAATTAAGACAAACTTATAATAATCTGCAATTTGATACTTTTGCATCAAATGAAAAAGCGATCACTAATTTTAAAAATGAAACTTATACGATTGGTACATTATCAACGTATGCTGTTTTAGATTTAATTCATCAAGGGATCTTACAAAAATTAGATTGATCACAATTTGATCTAAGTTATTTAAATGATGAAGATCAAGAAGTGCCAATTAAAAATTCAACTGATGCACTTGCTTTATTTACAGATGATGTGCAAAAAGTTTTAACGAGTTATTCAATTGATAACAAACCAGTTAATCTATTAGATTATGCTGTTCCTTATTTCTTTCAATCATTAGTATTTGCTTACCGTGGTGCTAAGATTGATTCTTTAGTTGATCATCAAAGTAGTTGGTATGATATCTTAAACACGATTAGTAGTGAGCAATACCGCGATCGTTTTAATAATAATCGCTTAGGGATTGTTGAAGACGAACGTTCATTATATTCGATTGCTAATATTATTAAAACATCTAAAGATAATCAAGAAGTTTCAGTAAACCCTCCACCAAGTCAATTGACTTTGAATCAATTTGCTGATGTTTATCAAGAGATTGCAGACGCTGGAATTAATTTTCACAATCTAGCAACAAATAACCGTTCAACGGCTTTACTTAACTCTGACTCAAGTGTGATTTTAAACAACTTAGATAGTGGCAGAATTAATGGTGGAATCATGTTTAATGGGGATGCAATCTTCTCAGCACAAGGTGGTGAGTTTCATGGTGAAGAAGATGATCCACTAAAACCAACAAGTGAAGATTTTCATATTGTTACTCCAGTTAACACCCCATTAGCATTAGACTTAATTGTTGTTAACCAACTAAATATCCGTCATTTTCCCGGTTTTTTAGAACAATCTTATAAAGTGATTAGAAAAGTTGCTTTAGAAGGGGTTAATCAAACTTTAGCTGATTTTCAAGAAGTATTAACTGAAGATCCTGAAACGATTTATAAAAACGGACCGCTTGAAAACTTCAACTACGTGCAATACACTTCACCACTTAAAAAGATCTCAGATCCAGAAAATGGTTTAGTGGCTGCTGAAGGGTGATTAGAAGTTCCTAATCAAGAAGAATTATCTGAAAACATCAATTCAGCTTACTTTATTAAAGATGTTAAAAACGTAACTAACTTTATTGAAGCTCCATTGAATGATATTCAAAAAGCAAGTTTAGTTAACGCGTTTGCGCGATTTAAAGATAATTGATTGCGGTAA
- a CDS encoding ABC transporter permease: MDKFKSVLRQSYIFIILLFIYLPLFVIVVLSFNGVTERGNVNVTFSQFDPNKAFETYMALAEGDFLTPLTTSLIVAFVSTPISVFIATITAFGIWRNKKVYQKLMISSSNTSIVVPDIIAGLSLIIFFIATWVSLAQPLGLFTIIVSHISISAPFALVSIYPRMLKMNPNLILASQDLGYNKIQTFFKITLSYLTPALIVGGLIAFATSFDDFIITSYVRGSARTIATELYSIAKGIKGWAIAFGAILVFIGILATAISVIKKAITERINYKEKVARSIHN; the protein is encoded by the coding sequence ATGGATAAATTTAAATCAGTATTAAGACAAAGTTATATCTTTATCATCTTATTGTTTATTTATTTACCTTTATTTGTCATCGTTGTTTTATCGTTCAATGGTGTGACTGAAAGAGGAAACGTTAATGTAACGTTTAGTCAATTCGATCCAAATAAGGCGTTTGAAACCTATATGGCACTAGCTGAAGGTGATTTCTTAACACCTTTAACAACTTCATTGATTGTTGCTTTTGTATCAACTCCGATCTCAGTTTTTATTGCAACAATCACTGCATTTGGAATCTGAAGAAATAAAAAGGTTTATCAAAAACTGATGATTTCATCATCAAACACTTCAATTGTTGTTCCTGATATTATTGCTGGTTTAAGTTTAATAATTTTCTTTATTGCAACATGAGTGTCATTAGCCCAACCACTTGGTCTATTTACAATCATCGTTTCACACATCTCAATTAGTGCACCGTTTGCATTGGTATCAATTTATCCAAGAATGTTAAAAATGAATCCAAACTTAATCTTGGCTTCACAAGATTTAGGTTACAACAAGATCCAAACATTCTTCAAGATTACTTTATCTTATCTAACACCTGCACTAATTGTTGGTGGATTAATTGCTTTTGCCACATCATTTGATGATTTCATTATCACTTCTTATGTAAGAGGTTCAGCTAGAACGATTGCTACAGAATTGTATTCTATTGCTAAAGGGATTAAAGGTTGAGCAATCGCATTTGGGGCTATTCTAGTATTCATTGGAATCTTGGCTACAGCAATTTCAGTAATCAAAAAAGCAATTACTGAAAGAATTAATTATAAGGAAAAAGTTGCTCGATCAATTCACAACTAA
- a CDS encoding ABC transporter permease yields MFKNFRSIKNLNAITQTLKAPKKTWLILPYSLLLLILFIIPLIIVLVNAFTPFSVQTQDGRTIGVNVSENFSIVDNFTITKMFKSFGLAIACTIICLVIAFPFAYILSITKSKLFKYSVVALVTAPIWNSFLIKVIGLKSLLDLIFGEANSTFGDGWTLLGLVYIFMPFMILPIYTVLISMPKNYMLASQDLGYNYFMSFFKIVIPYCKNAIISGVTLVLLPSFTTAGIGRFVNNANDGELIGGYLLSLGSNGLESRVAISQASALSLTLAILILAFYTLFFVVPRVFSYLKKRSALKNKIKGAVDHNG; encoded by the coding sequence ATGTTTAAAAATTTTAGATCGATCAAAAATTTAAATGCCATCACTCAAACCTTAAAGGCTCCTAAAAAGACTTGGTTAATTCTTCCTTATTCGTTATTACTATTAATTCTATTCATCATCCCATTAATTATTGTTTTAGTTAATGCGTTTACACCTTTTAGTGTGCAAACTCAAGATGGTAGAACTATTGGTGTTAATGTTTCTGAGAACTTTTCAATCGTTGATAACTTTACTATTACAAAGATGTTTAAATCTTTTGGTTTAGCAATTGCTTGTACGATTATTTGTTTAGTAATAGCCTTTCCATTTGCTTACATCTTATCAATCACTAAAAGTAAGTTATTCAAATACAGTGTTGTGGCATTAGTAACTGCACCAATCTGAAACAGTTTCTTAATTAAAGTAATTGGGCTTAAATCTTTATTAGATTTAATCTTTGGTGAAGCTAACAGTACTTTTGGTGATGGTTGAACCTTATTAGGATTGGTGTATATTTTCATGCCGTTCATGATCTTACCTATCTATACGGTATTAATCTCAATGCCTAAGAACTACATGTTAGCTTCACAAGACTTGGGATATAACTACTTCATGAGCTTTTTTAAGATCGTGATTCCTTATTGTAAGAATGCGATTATCTCAGGTGTGACATTAGTATTATTACCTTCATTTACTACAGCTGGGATTGGACGATTTGTTAATAATGCTAATGATGGTGAACTGATTGGTGGTTATTTATTATCATTAGGTTCTAATGGATTGGAATCTAGAGTGGCTATTTCTCAAGCAAGTGCGTTAAGTCTTACTTTAGCGATCCTTATCTTAGCATTCTATACCTTATTCTTTGTAGTTCCTAGAGTGTTTAGTTATCTAAAAAAACGCTCAGCACTTAAAAATAAAATTAAGGGGGCAGTAGATCATAATGGATAA
- a CDS encoding ABC transporter ATP-binding protein, producing MEDKVFIQLRNVNKTFDDGFVAVRNLNLDINKSEFVTLLGPSGCGKTTTLKLLAGFEQPTYGQIKINGIDIKDMPVHKRPFATVFQDYALFPNMTVYNNVCYGLKIMRVPKENTDPKLAVQAEKIQKEAEKKAADKIKDLSKKKNDLSNKLDKIRKEYEKSDWMLENDEMRFAQYQEELIKLEAKLSEAYEQTEINRLNQEIVELKTNYQKKIPIDTKYDKVLKELENADGWTSYWETYPIMKKEHFENKVLTRRLTKKEIEERANNMIKLVGLTGKEDKYPSELSGGMQQRVALARALVIEPETLLLDEPLSALDAKVRKQLQNELKRIHKELNITFILVTHDQEEALSLSDKIVVMSQGDIEQVGKPNAIYDSPINEWTARFIGAANIFDGTYLGDYKIKLNSGDIIDTDEEYEFKKDDQVRVLIRPEDFDVVEKDQGFFNVEVIKTSYKGVLWEVECLMSDKTMIKVDNIDEVKVGSIVGLKFDEMDVHMMRKEEDV from the coding sequence TTGGAAGATAAGGTTTTTATTCAGCTAAGAAACGTTAATAAAACTTTTGACGATGGTTTTGTTGCCGTTAGAAATCTAAATCTAGATATTAATAAGTCTGAATTTGTAACATTGTTAGGACCATCAGGGTGTGGTAAAACAACAACGTTAAAATTATTAGCTGGGTTCGAACAACCAACTTATGGACAAATAAAGATTAACGGAATAGATATTAAAGATATGCCCGTTCACAAACGTCCATTTGCGACTGTTTTTCAGGATTACGCATTATTCCCTAATATGACTGTTTATAACAACGTTTGTTATGGTCTTAAGATTATGCGTGTTCCTAAAGAAAACACCGATCCGAAATTAGCTGTTCAAGCTGAAAAAATTCAAAAAGAAGCTGAAAAGAAAGCTGCTGATAAAATCAAGGATCTTAGTAAAAAGAAAAACGATCTATCTAATAAATTAGATAAGATCCGTAAAGAGTATGAAAAAAGTGATTGGATGCTAGAAAACGATGAAATGCGTTTTGCTCAGTACCAAGAAGAATTGATTAAGTTAGAAGCTAAATTATCTGAAGCTTACGAACAAACTGAAATCAATCGACTTAATCAAGAGATCGTTGAATTAAAAACTAATTATCAAAAGAAGATTCCAATCGACACTAAGTACGATAAGGTCTTAAAAGAATTAGAAAACGCTGATGGGTGAACTTCATATTGAGAAACCTATCCAATCATGAAAAAAGAACACTTTGAAAACAAAGTGTTAACTCGACGATTAACTAAAAAAGAGATCGAAGAACGTGCCAACAATATGATTAAACTTGTTGGTTTAACTGGTAAAGAAGATAAATATCCTTCTGAATTATCAGGTGGGATGCAACAACGTGTTGCACTAGCTCGCGCATTAGTAATTGAACCTGAAACTTTATTATTAGATGAACCATTAAGTGCATTAGATGCTAAAGTGAGAAAACAATTACAAAACGAACTTAAAAGAATTCATAAAGAATTAAATATTACTTTTATTTTAGTTACCCACGATCAAGAAGAAGCTTTATCACTATCAGATAAGATCGTAGTTATGTCTCAAGGTGATATCGAACAAGTTGGTAAACCTAATGCGATTTATGACTCTCCAATCAATGAATGAACTGCTAGATTTATTGGTGCTGCCAACATCTTTGATGGAACCTATTTAGGTGACTACAAAATCAAACTAAACTCTGGTGATATTATTGACACTGATGAAGAATACGAATTCAAAAAAGACGATCAAGTTCGTGTTTTAATTCGTCCAGAAGACTTTGACGTTGTTGAAAAAGACCAAGGCTTTTTCAACGTTGAAGTAATCAAAACTTCTTATAAAGGAGTATTATGAGAAGTTGAATGTTTAATGAGTGATAAAACGATGATCAAAGTTGATAATATCGACGAAGTTAAAGTTGGATCAATCGTTGGCTTAAAATTCGACGAGATGGATGTTCACATGATGAGGAAAGAAGAAGATGTTTAA
- a CDS encoding HDIG domain-containing metalloprotein, whose amino-acid sequence MGLLTALTVLIFAFILLKLYEFRFFKQTETYQRELEQEILRINKQEELEEKLNEHYLFQSNFKVFTKKDLKEIRNFFIAVLSDKILLEDKRRLLSNEIIEKKKENEELKEKLYAKKVEEKIALLKEMNLTHEEARKRLLEEYRGYVRNDLDKMIKEEEKIANDKKIALKNESNKILINAMSDMSLLTDTVRMNTVRTINYEHVDSDARKTKKTSDDFFGKLIGKEAKTKEYIERLFNVEIIIQPELSRIKVSSFNTIKLEVAYNAMNKIVEAVNERGTHVLDEKLIKKSWYESLNEFTAEAKRIGEETLRQLGLYESALIPNKEICEFIGRLKFRGSYTQNVLTHSIEAAQIAGSIADQLSLNKEKAIVCALLHDIGKAIDKESVSSEGKYKWKNLKFAANDHVSAGVAIAQHYKFDIDIIDAINCHHGRKKIYEKSKNFYAKITKIADFLSAARPGVRFVKENDIEKRLDTIDSILTKYIDEKIITTYKILKAGYNINLMINPDISESEYTQLTIDLKKDIESDKELSKYPITITYVQNITRSETTNAIAYAKNATKTYSEDNAESADDEDLSTVEFIDEDV is encoded by the coding sequence GTGGGCTTATTGACCGCGTTAACAGTTTTAATTTTTGCTTTCATCTTACTTAAGCTATATGAATTCAGATTTTTTAAACAAACTGAAACATATCAACGTGAACTTGAACAAGAAATTCTAAGGATTAATAAACAAGAAGAGCTTGAAGAAAAACTAAATGAGCATTATTTGTTTCAAAGCAACTTCAAAGTTTTTACTAAAAAAGATCTTAAAGAAATTCGAAATTTCTTTATCGCTGTGTTAAGCGATAAGATTTTGTTAGAAGACAAAAGAAGATTGTTATCTAACGAAATCATCGAAAAGAAAAAAGAGAATGAAGAGCTTAAAGAAAAGCTATATGCAAAAAAAGTTGAAGAGAAGATTGCATTATTAAAAGAGATGAACTTAACTCACGAAGAAGCTAGAAAAAGACTTCTAGAAGAATATCGAGGTTATGTAAGAAATGATCTCGATAAGATGATTAAAGAAGAAGAGAAAATTGCTAATGATAAGAAGATAGCGCTTAAAAACGAATCTAACAAAATTCTTATCAATGCAATGAGCGATATGTCTTTATTGACTGATACTGTGAGAATGAACACAGTTAGGACTATTAATTATGAACATGTCGATTCTGATGCAAGAAAAACTAAAAAAACTTCTGATGATTTTTTTGGCAAACTAATTGGTAAAGAAGCAAAAACCAAAGAATACATTGAAAGATTATTCAATGTAGAGATTATCATTCAACCTGAATTGTCTAGAATCAAAGTTTCTTCATTTAATACGATCAAACTAGAAGTTGCCTACAACGCAATGAATAAGATTGTTGAAGCTGTGAATGAACGTGGCACCCATGTTTTAGATGAAAAATTAATTAAGAAGAGTTGATATGAATCATTAAATGAATTCACAGCAGAAGCTAAAAGAATTGGTGAAGAAACTCTTAGACAATTAGGCTTATATGAATCTGCTCTGATTCCTAATAAAGAAATTTGCGAATTCATTGGTCGTTTAAAATTCAGAGGTTCTTATACTCAAAACGTTTTAACTCATTCAATTGAAGCTGCTCAGATTGCGGGAAGTATAGCTGATCAACTTAGCTTAAATAAAGAAAAAGCAATAGTTTGTGCTTTACTTCATGATATTGGTAAGGCAATCGATAAAGAAAGTGTTAGTAGTGAAGGTAAATATAAATGGAAAAATCTTAAATTTGCAGCTAATGACCATGTTAGTGCTGGTGTGGCAATAGCTCAACATTATAAGTTTGATATTGACATTATTGATGCAATCAACTGTCACCATGGCAGAAAAAAGATTTATGAAAAATCTAAGAATTTCTACGCAAAAATAACGAAAATTGCTGATTTCTTATCAGCTGCTAGACCTGGTGTAAGATTTGTTAAAGAAAATGATATCGAAAAACGTTTGGATACAATCGATAGCATTTTAACTAAATACATCGATGAAAAGATCATTACAACTTATAAGATCTTAAAAGCTGGTTATAACATTAATCTAATGATCAATCCAGATATAAGTGAAAGTGAATACACACAATTAACTATTGATCTTAAAAAGGATATCGAATCTGATAAAGAACTGTCGAAATACCCAATCACAATCACTTACGTTCAAAATATCACTAGAAGCGAAACAACAAATGCTATCGCTTATGCTAAAAATGCTACAAAAACATATTCAGAAGATAACGCTGAATCAGCTGATGATGAAGATCTAAGCACGGTAGAATTTATTGATGAAGATGTCTAG
- the recA gene encoding recombinase RecA, whose protein sequence is MFNKKNYDKIMNIIKTNKRTTDRITDVTNDDVLKLLQQKFGKTNIYLNEKDDLKDLEAISTGSIKLDHALGTNGFIKGRIVEIYGNESCGKTTLALSTIKQAIDKDMRVAFIDAEHALDLRYAKRLGIDLTKLIIARPDYGEQGFEIIKSLIKTELIDLIVVDSVAALVPKVEIEGKMEDQTMGTHARMMSRGLSRIQPLLAKHNVSVIFINQLREKVGIVFGNPEVTTGGKALKFYSSTRLELRRTEIIKDASNNAIGIKSKATITKNKLSSPMATTYIDFYFKSGISEVNEIIDLAIDYQIIEQSGSWFSYQKEKIAQGKANLVAKLGESEELYKLIKTEVLNKLKDTQ, encoded by the coding sequence ATGTTTAATAAAAAGAATTACGACAAAATTATGAATATCATTAAAACTAATAAAAGAACTACTGACAGAATTACAGATGTAACTAATGATGACGTGTTAAAGTTATTGCAACAAAAGTTCGGTAAAACTAACATATATTTGAATGAAAAAGATGATTTAAAAGATCTAGAAGCAATCTCTACAGGAAGTATTAAGTTAGATCATGCACTAGGTACAAATGGTTTTATAAAAGGAAGAATCGTAGAAATTTATGGAAACGAATCATGCGGTAAAACCACTTTAGCTCTATCAACAATCAAACAAGCTATTGATAAAGACATGCGTGTTGCTTTTATTGATGCTGAACATGCACTAGATTTAAGATATGCAAAACGTTTAGGGATAGATTTAACAAAACTAATCATTGCTAGACCTGATTATGGCGAACAAGGTTTTGAGATTATTAAATCTTTAATTAAAACTGAATTAATTGATTTGATTGTTGTTGACTCAGTAGCAGCTTTAGTACCTAAAGTTGAAATAGAAGGAAAAATGGAAGATCAAACAATGGGGACACATGCAAGAATGATGTCTAGAGGTCTTTCTAGAATTCAGCCATTATTAGCTAAACATAACGTATCAGTTATTTTCATTAACCAATTACGTGAAAAGGTTGGCATTGTCTTTGGTAACCCTGAAGTTACAACCGGTGGAAAAGCGCTTAAGTTCTATTCATCAACGAGACTAGAACTAAGAAGAACTGAAATCATTAAAGATGCTTCTAATAATGCAATTGGAATTAAGTCAAAAGCAACAATTACTAAAAATAAACTTTCAAGCCCAATGGCTACAACTTATATTGACTTTTATTTCAAATCTGGAATTAGTGAAGTTAATGAAATTATCGATTTAGCAATCGATTACCAAATCATTGAACAATCAGGCAGTTGATTCTCATATCAAAAAGAAAAAATCGCTCAAGGTAAAGCGAATTTAGTAGCTAAATTAGGTGAATCAGAAGAGTTATACAAACTAATCAAAACCGAAGTTTTAAATAAATTAAAAGATACCCAATAA